In the genome of Vespa crabro chromosome 17, iyVesCrab1.2, whole genome shotgun sequence, one region contains:
- the LOC124430196 gene encoding uncharacterized protein LOC124430196: protein MADMGLSLDDIIKKTKPSGMRNRTGARRGFNRGSRANGSIRGRGAHALTDARFKIIQKNREKLTDARDKLAEIAKQSDARLKLDKIRASHLKRIETQVPGISRKTGRNGRLSLSTNKIPPMMPHVMPPNNYMPPPSRTIGYRPPSLAESHYSGDMPIDYNDDYAVDIMPLRRTVNNDYAPTPPPPPPVFSIKPSSPYTWVKPTGNNVTRIVPSRKSDVERERERVRDYKIMTHPFMTKTVSPPYKEDWSFGTKSRTILAEDSIDSKYYEPRSQRDIGVKSRLDSIPSKSRTMDHLSRPKTSSSSSSQSTGYRIVVSNLQANVTQEDIKELFEDVGELLISRLVRPGTAEVIYKTLKDATKAVETYHNRQLDGHPMKCLLVNPRPKNNPTGPAVRSISDSRRSVSSSYVQPSLGAVHRALFDDPN, encoded by the exons ATGGCTGACATGGGCTTAAGTTTAGAtgacataattaaaaagactAAACCTTCAGGCATGAGAAACAGAACAGG TGCCCGTCGAGGCTTCAACAGAGGATCACGCGCCAATGGTTCCATAAGAGGTCGTGGCGCCCATGCTCTCACAGATGCACGTTTCAAGATAATACAAAAGAATCGTGAGAAACTTACGGATGCTAGAGATAAACTTGCAGAGATCGCTAAACAAAGTGATGCAAGATTGAAATTAGATAAAATACGAGCCTCACATTTGAAAAGGATAGAAACTCAAGTTCCTGGAATATCACGGAAAACTGGTAGAAATGGTAGGCTTTCCTTGTCGACTAATAAAATTCCACCTATGATGCCGCATGTAATGCCACCAAACAACTATATGCCACCACCATCTAGAACGATAGGTTACAGACCCCCTTCTCTAGCAGAATCTCACTATTCTGGTGATATGCCAATTGATTATAATGACG ATTACGCAGTAGATATCATGCCTTTAAGACGAACTGTCAATAATGATTACGCGCCAACGCCTCCGCCACCACCTCCAGTGTTCAGTATTAAACCTTCGTCTCCGTACACATGGGTAAAACCAACGGGTAATAACGTAACAAGGATTGTACCGTCTCGTAAATCCGAtgtcgagagagaaagggaaagagtgagagattataaaattatgacgCATCCATTTATg acAAAGACTGTATCTCCTCCTTATAAGGAAGACTGGTCCTTTGGTACAAAATCACG gACTATTTTAGCCGAAGATTCAATCGATTCGAAGTATTACGAGCCCAGAAGTCAAAGAGACATAGGAGTAAAATCACGTCTTGATTCAATTCCAAGTAAATCAAGAACAATGGATCATTTATCTCGACCCAAAACTAGTTCGAGTTCGTCGAGTCAATCGACCGGTTACAGAATCGTAGTATCCAACTTGCAAGCTAATGTTACTCAAGAGGATATAAAGGAATTATTCGAGGATGTGGGAGAATTGCTTATTTCTAGATTAGTACGTCCAGGAACTGCAGAAGTTATATACAAAACATTAAAGGATGCTACTAAAGCGGTGGAAACTTATCACAATAGACAATTGGATGGTCATCCGATGAAATGTTTACTCGTTAATCCTAGACCAAAAAATAATCCAACTGGTCCAGCTGTCAGATCAATTTCGGA TTCAAGACGAAGCGTTAGTTCGAGTTACGTACAACCAAGTTTAGGAGCCGTTCATCGTGCATTATTTGATGATCCTAATTAA
- the LOC124430198 gene encoding SNAPIN protein homolog isoform X1 produces MSTEESTPPAMDVDTASDNTSIDDKIDDFCENPTRDALTEGLMSLLKPTVDQLDERIRATRICQIELKQRIESLTDVLTRINEALQSPFETDSYVKKLINAKQKITVVSNILQTTQERINKLHQAVERNTAKRKALLDHSSMYSSTSSIQEKEEGGEN; encoded by the exons atgtcGACAGAGGAATCAACACCTCCTGCTATGGATGTAGATACCGCGAGCGATAACACATCTATAGATGACAAAATAGATGATTTTTGTGAAAATCCAACTAGGGATGCTCTGACAGAAGGTTTAATGAGTTTACTGAAGCCAACCGTCGATCAGTTGGATGAAAGAATTCGTGCTACTAG AATATGTCAGATAGAATTGAAGCAGCGTATTGAATCACTGACAGACGTATTAACGAGAATCAACGAGGCTCTTCAGTCCCCGTTCGAGACTGACTCTTACGTTAAGAAGCTTATAAATGCTAAGCAAAAAATAACAGTTGTAAGCAACATCTTACAAACGACTCaggaacgaataaataaacttCATCAGGCTGTAGAAAGAAATACGGCAAAGAGAAAGGCGTTATTGGATCATAGTTCTATGTATAGTAGTACTTCCAgtatacaagaaaaagaagaaggaggagaaaattaa
- the LOC124430197 gene encoding methyltransferase N6AMT1, whose translation MIMDTPIVKLSDEDLETVYEPAEDSFLLIDALESDLECLKVIKPVVCLEIGSGSGIVITALAMALNKYSQSYYLAIDINPNACKSTKRTGNINLIDINVIQMDLLNNIRNEQTFDIIVFNPPYVLTESKEVTEKRLVFKTWAGGNHGREVMERVFPHIPKLLSNIGMFYLVVIKENDPNYILEMLKRFDMVGTVVKERKVRGEHLYVMRFTKNTSTR comes from the coding sequence ATGATAATGGATACTCCTATAGTAAAACTCTCCGACGAGGATCTTGAAACTGTTTACGAACCGGCAGAGGATTCTTTCCTCTTAATAGACGCTTTGGAGAGCGATTTGGAGTGTTTGAAAGTTATCAAACCAGTTGTCTGTTTAGAAATTGGTAGCGGATCTGGTATAGTCATAACTGCATTGGCAATGGCATTGAATAAGTATAGTCAAAGTTATTACTTGGCAATTGATATTAATCCCAATGCGTGTAAAAGTACAAAGAGAACCGGTAACATTAATTTGAttgatataaatgttatacaaatggatttattaaataatatacgtaACGAGCAAacgttcgatattattgtattcaATCCGCCGTATGTGTTAACGGAGAGCAAAGAAGTTACAGAGAAAAGATTAGTTTTTAAAACATGGGCCGGTGGAAATCATGGGAGAGAAGTTATGGAACGAGTATTTCCGCACATTcctaaattattatcgaatattggAATGTTTTATCTCGttgttattaaagaaaatgatccGAATTATATCCTAGAAATGTTAAAACGTTTCGATATGGTAGGAACTGttgtaaaagaaaggaaagttaGAGGAGAACATTTGTATGTGATGCGTTTTACCAAAAATACATCTACTCGTTGA
- the LOC124430198 gene encoding SNAPIN protein homolog isoform X2 has product MDVDTASDNTSIDDKIDDFCENPTRDALTEGLMSLLKPTVDQLDERIRATRICQIELKQRIESLTDVLTRINEALQSPFETDSYVKKLINAKQKITVVSNILQTTQERINKLHQAVERNTAKRKALLDHSSMYSSTSSIQEKEEGGEN; this is encoded by the exons ATGGATGTAGATACCGCGAGCGATAACACATCTATAGATGACAAAATAGATGATTTTTGTGAAAATCCAACTAGGGATGCTCTGACAGAAGGTTTAATGAGTTTACTGAAGCCAACCGTCGATCAGTTGGATGAAAGAATTCGTGCTACTAG AATATGTCAGATAGAATTGAAGCAGCGTATTGAATCACTGACAGACGTATTAACGAGAATCAACGAGGCTCTTCAGTCCCCGTTCGAGACTGACTCTTACGTTAAGAAGCTTATAAATGCTAAGCAAAAAATAACAGTTGTAAGCAACATCTTACAAACGACTCaggaacgaataaataaacttCATCAGGCTGTAGAAAGAAATACGGCAAAGAGAAAGGCGTTATTGGATCATAGTTCTATGTATAGTAGTACTTCCAgtatacaagaaaaagaagaaggaggagaaaattaa